The Prevotella sp. E2-28 genome includes the window CAACGATTATTTACGAAATATACAGCAGACATGCTTAGTTACATTTCTGTGAAAAAAGAACTCAAGATGCTGCAAAGCCAAAGCGTAATAAACGAACACCGTGTTCTACAGGCAAGAGAAGAGCTAGAGCATTTCCGTCAAAGCATAATTGATGTAAATAAGAAATATTCAGACATAGACAATTGGGGAATGGCGGATGCCATGCAAAAAGTATCAATTGTAGAACATCTGAAGAAGAAAGGAACAAAAGGACTGGTAGCTACAGAACAAGAACTGCAAGACCTTCGTAGGTTGTTCAAAATATACCAACCAGGTTTTGTGGAGTCTATTCAATCTACAGGATATGCACTTTCCATAAAAGATTTCAATATATGCATATTGATAAAGTTGAATTTTGCACCTTCTGAGGTTTGCGCTTTATTAAAAATCAGTAGTTCTGCATTGTCCAATCAACGGAGTTGATTGTTGAAGAAGATGTTTGGAATTGATGGAAGCGCAACTCTATTTGACGAAAAAATAAGAGCATTACTTTTTGATGTAGAAATGTAACTCATTGATAGTCAGCACATGTGAAAACTGTGAAATAGAATTGTTGAAATAGAATTCTGACTATTCATATCTTTGCATTGCTTTTAACATAAAAAATGCAAAGTTATGAAAAGATCATTTATTTCTTTATTGTTATGTGTAATCAGTTTACATGTATTCTGTCAGAATCCTCCTTCTACTAATGGTATAGAATGGGAGGTCGGTCGTACCCAACCATTGAGTGGTGGAAAACCAGTTCCAAAATCCCCGGAACAAATTCCAGAAACTCCAGAGGCCACTCTTGAAGGTAATGTTCTTACGTTTATTTCTTCTCACGACAACTACACACTAACCCTGATTGACGAGGATAGCGAAGTGGTTTATCAAACTGTAGTCCCCAGTACCGTCAGTGTCGTCATTCTTCCTGCTACCCTTACTGGCAACTATGAACTTCAGCTTGATTATGGTGGCAATTACTATTTCTATTGTGATATAGAACTGTAAGCAAAATAGGTATATTGTCGTATGATAAATAATTATTTGATAGCTTTATCTTTCCTTAGAGCAGCCGCAATGAAGTGTCAGCAGCCTTGGAAATGTAGTTATTGTATCATAGTTATTATATGTTTTTTTTCATGTGACAATAATTTTAATAATGTATTGGAAAAAGCAGGTAACAATCGTGCAGAATTAGAAAAGGTTTTGGAGTATTTTGAAGATGATCCCGATCCCTTGAAATATGAAGCAGCAAGATTCCTGATAGAGAATATGCCGTCTCAATATTGTATGTCAGGTTCTGCTGTTGACATGATTGATTCCATATTTATTAGTGCGAGTATGGAAAGTCAAAATGTCCGGACTAAATTCTTCAATGACTCTACGTCGAAAATAAATACAACACAAGCGGAGATGTCCTATGATATCTCAGAGATGAAGGCAGACTATTTAATAAAGGTCATTAATGATGCGTGCGATATGTGGAACGCTTCCACATGGTATGACGACTATGACCGTTCGCTATTCTTTGAGTATGTTCTTCCGTATCGTCTGTGCCATGAGCCGCCTAGTGACTGGCGTGCATCTGTAAAAAATGCATTCCCATTGCTTGACAAGGATATTGTTATGTCAAGAAGAGGAATACAATTAGAAGCAGAAGATGCCCAAACCAGTGATTGCGACACAAAAGAGTATGGCGGCGCATCAAATGGCAAAGCCAAAATGATGTATCGTGGAAAGTCGTCCATAACTTACACTATAGAATCGGAGCGGCAGACCCAGAAACGTCTTATATTGAGATATTCTTCAACGGCTCATCACCTGACAGCCGTAGTCACCGTTAATGACATCGTAGTAGATACCCTCCATCTGGCACCAACCCGCAATATTGAATCATTCTCAGATAAATGGTTCAATAAGGCGATGCCTATCAGAAAGGGTAAGAACAGAATTTGTATCATGGGTGTTTCAGATACGGTATGCGTGGATTATATTCAACTTGGTGCTCTGGAGGTGTTCAGTCATAAGAATTTTGAAGATTTCTCGTCTACATATTACAATATTGTCAATAAGGCATCTGGGCATTGTGTTTCCTTTGATACGACAGCAATTTCAACAAACAATATTGTACGTTTAAAGCCTTATTCTTCAGCAGATAATACTCAACTTGTCAGACTGGATTATTCTGGATATCCGTTGTGGAGAATAGGTTACCATAAAAAGGATTCAACAGATTTTTGCTTACAGATGGAATTTGGCACTCCACGCACACTCTGCTCCGAAACACCTGTTACCATTGGCGAATATGTTAAGAAACCTTTTGACCAATGGCTGTTCATGCCTCTCGGAGGAGATGATTATCGCATCATGAACAAGCACACGGGGTTATTCTTGGATACGAAAAAGGATTCTGTTAATGGAGACTGGATACTTGTGCAGAACAAATATTCTGATTTTGACTCGCAGAAATGGGAACTGCGTAAGCAAGGAGTAAATCCTTATTCCGACCGATGTTTCAGGTTTCATTCAGCAATGTCAGAGGCTATGCGAGTGTTCGACCTGACCCACCAGTTTGAATATTACATCTATGGCAGTCCTTTCGGGACTAATGCCGGTTCGCTTTTCAAGGCAAAGAGTGGGAAATGTGCCGATGAAACCAGTTTTTCTGTTTTTCTTTGTCGTTATCTTGGTATCCCTTCTGCATATGACTTTACACCTCACTGGGGTAATCGCAGCAGCAGTCATTCGTGGAGCGTTCTTATAGATGAGCATGGAAAAGGAATCCCTTTCTATATGGGCAATTTCCCTGGTGATACGGCACACTATTTCCATTCATATATCAAACCAAAGGTTTTCCGCTATCGGTATAGCCTAAATAAGCAAATTAAAAAAGACCTAAAACGCGAAAAGAGTGTTCCAAAACTCTTCGAAAATCCACACTATACAGATGTGACAGAAGAATACTGCAAAACTGTAGATGTTAAGCGTCAGGTTCCAGAAAAATACGAGAATAGAGATGTGGCATATATTTGTGTTTTCGATAATCGTAATTGGGTGCCTATACATTATGGAATTATTCGGGATGGGAGTGCTACTTTTAAAGCTATGGGATGCGGTATCGTATATATGGCTGGTTTTTATGAGGACGGTGAGATTGTTCCTTTTGGCAATCCATTCCTAATAAACAAGGATGGCAAGATAACTGATATCATCCCTAGTAAGAAAATGCCAATAAAGATGACGTTGTTAAGAAAGTATCCCTTTATGGGCGCCCAGGACTATTTCAACAGTCGTATGAATGGTGGGCAGTTTCAGGCCTCAAACAAGCAGGATTTCTCAGATAGTGTGGTGTTACATACTCATAAGGGCATCACAAATGGTAACTGGTATAATATTCCAGTTTCTTCGGAACAGAAATTCAAGTACCTGCGCTATATGGGTGGAAAAGGCTCACATTGCAACATCAATGAACTGGAATTCTATGATCCTGAAGGAAAGAAAATTGAAGGCAAGATTATTGGCACAGAAGGTGAAGGCTGGGCACGGAAGGAGAATGTCTTTGATGGTAATATCCTGACAGGCTTTGGTGGAATTAGCCCTGATGGCAACTGGGTTGGTCTTCAACTTGAGAAGCCGACCTTTGTGTCACGGATTAAGTATATAGGCCGCAATGATGGTAACTGCGTGGAAATGGGCGACACATACGAATTGTATTATTGGAGCGCTAATGGTGATTGGGAATTGCTTGGTTCAAAGAAGGCAACAAGCAACTATCTTCAATTTACAAACATTCCATCTGGAGGACTTTATATCCTTAAAGACGTAACTAAAGGGGTGGAGGAACGGATTTTTACGTATGAAAACGGCAAACAGATATGGTGGTAACACATTATTCTATTTATTAACTAAATTAATTCAAGTATGAAAAAGAAATTTCTATTTTGTGCAGTAATGATTTTAGGATCATTGCTTGTTAGTTGTTCATCTGATGATGGTTATTCTTCTTATGAAGAAACTGGGGATGCAAAATTGCAGTACACAAAGAATCTCATTTTGTCATATGGTCAGAAGTATGGATTAGAAAACATCCAGTTTGACGATGAACTCTTAAAAAAGAACTTGAACCTGCCCAAGGAAGAGTTTGAAAAATGTGTCATAAATATGGCAATCTCTATGGGAAAAGTCAAGCCCACTTCAAAACTTATAAGAAAATTGAGGAGAAGTCAAGATGTTGGAGAAGAAGAGCCGGGAGGAGAGCAACAACCTTATTATTATGTTATGGACACGAAGAATCTTTCCTATAAAGCAGATGACTATTTGTACAAATTTACGGTTAGTTATTTGTTTGTTAGTACAGGACTTCGAGCTCTAGAGGTTAAGGATAATAAAGCAGACGTATATAGACTTAAATTGTGCAGCAATCCAAATTGCAACATAAAACACGAAATCAATTTAGACGAGAATGCTATCTGTTCGTCCATAGAGAGTTCCCCCATTGGTGGAGGTGTTATTACATTTGAAGAGGGGGCAACAGCTGATTTAACGATACATTATTCTGTTCATATTTCATATACACATGGTGATTATTATCAGAATTGTAACACTTCTGGATTTTTTTATTCAAGTACGAAAGTTAAAAAATCTTACACATTTCCTATGTTATTATGAGAAAAATCATTCTAATTCTACTTTCTATTATTATGACCTCTTGTGCTACCCAACAAATTTTGAAGGGGAATGAAAAACCGCAATTGAATAATTTCAGTTTTCATAGTGGTCACTTGGAACTTACTAGTCGATATTCATTAAAATACCGCATGGATTTGAGTTTCGACACTAAAGAGATTCATGTGTTATGGAATACTGCAGAAGTCATAGATAAAGAAACAAATGACACAGTTAATGTGAAAATGGAAAATGTAAGATGTGCCCTAATCAGTAATCCTCCAACGATATATGCGGGGGTTTTTGAATTCAGTCATCAGGGACAGCATTACATCGTACACTTTCTGCAGGATTTTAGAACATATGTCAACAAGAAGAAAGGAACATTAGAGTCTACTGAAAAATTATACAATACAGCAGACCTAGACCCCGAAATATTTGAACGTTTTCCAATGAAGTAGCAATAATCTACAAGATACATAACATTCCTGACACCAAGGACAGTGGAGGTCTTTACCACCACTGCCCTGAAAGGATCATGGATGAAGTGAACCCAGAAAGTTGGACACAACTGAAAGGTTCAAATGAAAAAAGAATTTAGTTTAGAAGAAAAGATGTCCGCAATTGGTTTTGTGTTCCAAGGCGAGTCAGCCCGTTCCGTGTCCCGTAGACTCCACTTAGGCCATCATATTCTATATGAGTGGATAGAGAGTTACAAACTCCTTGGCATTGAAGGTCTAAAATTCAAGCGGAAAAAGAAAAAGAGGCTCTCATATGAAGAAAAATGCAAAATTGTTCGCGAATATCAAGAAAGTGAATTAACTTTGTTCCAGCTTTCAGCTAAATATCAATTGTCAAGCTCGATAATTGGCAATTGGGTTAAATTGGTTGAGCGAAATGGATTTGAAGCACTGGAATCTCGACGATCCAGGCATCTCCAAACTGGTGAGCATATGATTAAACGACTACCCAAAGAAGAGTACGAGAAGGAGAATGAGCGCCTTCGCAAGGAGAACGAACGCTTAAGGCTGGAGAATCTCCTGCTAAAAAAAGTGAGAGCCTTAGTCGAGGAAAGAGAAGCTCGAAACAGAGCGATTGGGCATGGGCCATCGAAGAACTAAGGCGTAATGAGCATGCAGATTTAGCTGTCCTGCTGGAGCTCAAGAAGATGGCGCGTAGTACATTCTATTATCACCTCAAGCATCACAAGAAGCAAGACAAGTACAAGGAAGTAAAAGATATGATATACATCATATTCCATAAGCATAAAGGACGTTACGGATACCGGCGTATAACGCTGGAACTCCGTAAAGATGGCAGTCTTATCAATCACAAGACAGTCAAGAAGCTTATGGACGAAATGGAACTGAAGAGCGAGGTGAGGAAGGTGAAATTTCACTCCTATAAAGGAGAAGTTGGCAAGACTGCGCCTAATATCATAGACAGGGATTTTACAGCAGAAATACCTTATCAGAAGCTGGCAACAGACGTGACCCAGATGACGATAGGCGGACGCAAGATTTACCTGTCACCTATACTTGACATGTGCGATGGTGAGATCCTTGCATATTCAATCACAGAGAAGCCAAACATGGAAATGGTACTCGGTATGCTCAACCAGATGTACAGGCGTATAAAGCTGCCTGAGGGTGTCGTATTGCACTCTGACCAAGGATGGCACTACCAGCACGTAGCCTACCAGAATAGTCTAAAGAAACATGGCATTATCCAAAGCATGTCTCGCAAGGGAAATTGTCTGGATAACGCCATGATGGAGAATTTCTTTGGTCTCATGAAGTCAGAACTACTGTATTCTGGGAAGTACACATCAGCAGACGCCTTCATCAAAGACCTGATAGATTATATAGAATACTATAATAACGAGAGAATAAAACTGAGGCTTAATGGCATGTCGCCCGTACAATACAGGAAGATGCTTACTGCTTCGATTGTTTAACTGTCCAAACTTTGGGGTTCACTTCATGGACTGTCCCCATGATCCTTTCGGATGGAGATTTTGATAATCCGAAAATAGACGAATTTGCAGTATCTTTTACATTTGGTGAAGATGCGAAAGCTCACTATACAATAAAGTATAATGTTAACATTTACAGTAATAGTCCTATTCTTAGTTATTCATTTGCAATAACGAATAAAATGGTAAGTGGGGATACTGATGCAACAAAATTTTAACATGAAAAAATGTATTAATAATATGATGATAAAAAATATCGCAATGGCTAAAACACGATTATTGATTTTGTTTCTGTTACCGTTATTGTTCATGTCCTGCGCAACAAAGCACATCTCTACAGGACAAACAGTACAAGGTGCTGATTCACAGTCTTCGTTGGATCAGAGACCTGTAGATATTAACTGGTGCTATAGCACCGTGAAACTCTCAGACCTCTATGATTTGAGCTATAATGTTGGGTTCTATGGGCTTAGTTCTGGAAAGATGAAACCAATAAAGAATGAGAACTTTCGTGCTGACATAACCAATAAACAGACAAAAGAAAGCATGAAAGTGGAAATAAATGATTTGTCTTATAGTCAGCTCAGTCGCACACCTATGGCTTATGCCCTTTCTTTCTGGGTGGAATATGGAGGGCATCGATATTTGATTCACGGAATGTATGATACCCGTGCCAGAGATGATAAGAGTCAAACACCACTTACCACTGGATGTTATATGATTAAATAGACACTAAATGATGGGGCTTAATTGTATCTGTCAATAAGCTCCATCATTACATATTATGATGTAAAAAGTTTCGGTAAAATGCACATAGGAAAAACACCGTCCGCATCATATTATTGTATTATTACATGGATATGTCTTGTGGGAAGTAGTATATTCACAGTCTCAGACACATTCATGGATACGGTTTCTTATCCAAAATGGATAATAACAGCTACGCTTTTTATTATCTTCATATTTTTTTTGTTACCTTATTTTGTTCTCTCTAAAGGCATATATTGGAGACTTACCTACAAACAAATCTGCAGATACACCAATATACTTGTACTTTTTGAAACACTAATTGTAATTTCCAAATATGCTGGCTTACATATTTTATATCATCAGTGCCAAGCAGGAACATTTAATAATGTCGCAGGTCTGGTAGCATGTCTTGGAGTAAGTTTTCCCATAGGTTTTATATTCTTTCGTGAATATCATATATATGAATGCATCCTTTTTGTCATAACAAAATTCCTAAGTTTCTTGGTTTTGGTAATCTGCGGATCAAGAATCGGCTGTATATGCATAATTATCTTAACCATATTGATTTGTTTTGAAAATTACCGCTATAAAAAACATTTTGCGATTATTCTTGGTATTATATCAATACTATTCTGTACTTGTTTCCTTAAGACACCGTCAACGATGGGACGATGGTTTATTGTGGAAAGGACTATGGAACTTATCTTACAACGGCCTTTCCTAGGTTGGGGAGATGGCGGTTTCACAAGGGAATACATGAATGTCCAAGCCGATTACTTTGCCGCACATTCAGAGAGTCAATATGAAATATTAGCAGACAACATTCATCATCCTCTGAACGAATTTCTTTTAATTGCAGTAAACTATGGATTATTATGCCTCTTTATTACGATCTTTATGTGCTTGGGGGTATTTCTCTATTACAAATTTCATAAAACGTCATATGGAAAAGAGGGATGCTTGGTATTTCTAAGCATTATCGTAATAGCTTCTTTTTCCTATCCGCTTTCCTATCCCTTTACATGGTTGATGTTAACACTCTCTATTGTACTTGTCTTCTCTACCGCAATCAGCCACATAAAAAGCAGATCCTCAATTGTTTTATTTGTTATGACATTATTGATTGCAGATTCCTTCACCTTTGTTTATCTAAAAAACGAATTAGATTTCCAACTTTCATGGAAGAGAGTTGCCCAGAACATGCATATGCAACCTTTTGAAGAGATTAAAAAGACCTACGATGCACTTTATCAATGCAAACACAGCAATTATCACTTTCTTTATGATTATGCCTGTGAGGCTTATGACAAAGAACAATATGAATTAGCTTTAAGATTGTCGAAGGAAACGGAGAAGTTCATCGCTGATTACGAACTGGAAATGCTCATAGGAGATTGCTATCAATCACTAGATAGTGTAGACCAGGCCATACAGTCTTATCAATATGCCCATTATATGTGCCCTTCTAGGCTTATGCCATTATATGAAACCTACAATATTTACAGTAGTCTAAATGATACGCTCAAATGCAGACGCTTATATTATCAAATTATACATAAAGACATAAAAGTAAGAAATCACATAACAGAGATAATACAGAAGGAAATAAATCAAGACTTTAAACGTTTTTTAAACTAAAAATTCAAAAGGGATCATGGGGACATAGGAATGAAGTGAACCCAGAAAGTTGGACACAACTTAAGGGTTCACTTCAGAGCCTGTCCCGCTGATCTCCATAGTCTAATAAAGTGAATTTTTGGACAGGAATGGGAGGCTTTGATACGACAGGAGCTATGGCCTTTCATGGATTCTGTCCTAAAGAATTTAAAATAGGAGACAAGATTAGAGCAAAATATGTTGGACAATTCGAAGGTCAAAGAGTCTTTGAATCAGATCTACTTGGCTCATTCTCAAGAGGTGGTGAATATTCTGCTTTTACGCTGCCAGACATAGGTATATTTGCTGCGGATGGTGTGTTCACTAGTAGCCAAATAGATGGGATTGTAATGATGCAACATGAGTTTGGACATGTTCTACAATACAGAAAAGTAGGAAAAGATTTTTATTATCGTGTTATTGCTAAAGAAAGTGCTATGAATTGTAATGATATATGGCCATACGATGGCATTCCGCACGCAGAATATTGGACTGAAACTTGGGCAAACTATCTTTCAAAGCAATACTTTGGAGAAAGATGGCTTGGCATGGAAACACAGATTCTAGGAAGGGAGAGCTTTTTTTATCCGTCAAAAAATGTAAATTTGCCATTTTTAATTAAAAAATCTCTTCTCCCTTTTTAACTATTTATTGTTGACTTCGTCTTAAATATAAATATAGAAAATATGAAAACAAAAACAATAGCAGAACAATTATTAGTTGTCTTAATGTGTATTAATACATTTACTTCTTGTATTATGGATAAGCAGACAAATATCTATGTAAAGAACTGCACAAAAGACTCCTTACTAATAAAATTAACAAGTACAGATTCTCTTGTTGATTGGCAATCTTGGAACAGATTTGATGGATATGATATGTCACAAAATGACACAAGAGTAACAGATAATGCATTTCTTGAAGCTGTTGCCAGCAGTTTGGCTTTACCTAACGAGACGATAAGGATTGATCCATATGCTTTGCAACGATATGATTCTTGCTACATTTATGCTATTAAGCTTAGTGTAGCCAAGAACTATTCTATGGATTATATTCGTACGAAGAAACTCTATGATAGACAGGTCGTAACAAAAAAACACTTACACTTCCATGACTATCTGTTCGAATACAGATAAGGGCATCCTAAGAGGATCATGGGGACAGTCTGTCCCTCCGATTCATTATTAAGTTATGAAACAATTGAATTTATATCTATTAGCATTGGTTGTGATGGTTCTATCTGTTTCCTCCTGCTTCAAACTTCATGAGGATGAAGACCACCATTTCAAGATATATTTCGAAAATTCATGGAATAAGTCTATTTATATATGGTACGATATTGATTGGTATTGGTATGACAATCCGTATGAAAACTATCTTCCTTTGTTTGCAGAAAAACCAATTTATGAAACAGAAGTTTGTCATAAGATACTTCCTGGAGGTATTGACAGTGAACTTATGAAGCACAGAGATTATTATGAAATAGCACTTCAAGAGCAAGATTCTGTTGTTATTAGCGTATTTGATGCAGAACAATCTGATAAGAAAGATTCTGAATGCTTCCTTGTTCGCTATCATCTATCAAAAGAAGACCTTCAAAAGGTTAACTATCACATATCTTTTCCTCCTACAGAAGCCATGAAGGATTTCTATATGAAACCTTCATTTGAGGAGGTTAAAGAGCTTACAAAGACTGGTGGGGTTTAGGAAACATAGAAGACGGTTCATAATGAAGGGTTGGTGTTAATAAAATGACCGACCCTTCATTCTCTTTTATGCAGCTCATGGGGACATAGAAGATCAACGGGACTGGTTTTTGATTCCCTAAATCCACAAAACTTCCCTTTGGTCAATTCCTCTCATTTAGAATATCTTAGAGGCAGGCTGAAGGGAACTTCTGTATTAGTTAATGGAAGCTTTTCTTCTGTTTTTTTGCTTTACCTGAGTTTTTTACGCACAACAATCAAATAAAAAACAGCTTTTTATTTTGTTTTATACTCACTTATTTGTATCTTTGCAGCGAATAGATGAAAGAAGATGTAAGAAAGCTTTTGTTTCGTAAGCTAAAGAAAGAAAACTGTTTCTGGTCTTACGACGTGTCGAAAATGAGGTCCATTTCCGATGAATCTCTTATTGAGAATGTCCTATTATATCTGGATATTGAAGATATCAACATGCTCTTCCGATTCTTTGGATTCAAAAAGGTGAAGAGGGTGTGGCTAGATCGCGTAGCTCCTTTAGGTGAGATGTTTAGGTCATACAATATTCTTTATGCATGGTATTATTTTGGTGCTAAACGTCCTGAAGCATACGTTAAAAGCATTGAGACTCGTCACATGAACCGAATAATGGCTGCTTGAATATGGATAAGGATCGTTCAAAATCATTGGCACCACATACAGGTAAGGTGTTTGAGGCTATTTCAAGGTTAGATTGTATAAAACCCTTTACGCTTGTTGGTGGAACAGCTTTATCATTACAAATAGAGAAACGACAAAGTGAAGATTTGGACTTTATGAAGTGGCTGACTAAGCGGAATGAGAAGCCTGAAGTTGATTGGCCATCAATTAAGAAAGAGTTAGAAAGCATTGGAACAATTAAGGACTATGAGGTTGGAGGATTTGACTTCGTGTCTTTTAACTTTGAAGGAGTAAAGCTGTCTTTTTATGCTGCTCCAAGAAAAGCTGTGTCTTCCATGATACGTATTCCTTATCTAAATAATCTGTTTATGGCAGATATAGAAAGTATAGGTGCTATGAAGATGGAGGCGATGCTTCGACGTTCAAAGTTTAGAGACTATTACGATATCTATTCGATATTAAAAGAAGGTGCAGATATCAATAAGATGATTGCTGCCGCCCTTGAACATTCTAGTCATAAACTGCGTACTCGTGGACTACTCAACATGCTAACCACGGGTAATAATTTCATGAAGGAAAAGGGGTTTGAGGAACTGAATCCTGTTTATGATGTATCCCCAATTGATATCCAAGAGTATATCAAAGCAAAACTCATAGAAGTTAAAGAGGAATAATAAAAACACGAAATAGCCTCCATAAAAGTTCCCTTTGGTCAATTCCTCTCATTTTCAATTACTTAGGGGCAGGCTGAAGGGAACTTCTGTATTAGCAAGGTTCGTACAGGTGAAGTGACGCACTTTTGCTTAGACATAAACGAAGATTAGCAAAAAACGTTGCATAATTACAAAAACTTCGGCAAAATGGCTTATAGTTTAAAAAAAATGCATTAATTTTGCTGTCCATAAACTTACTTATCATTAAATAAAGATGTTTCAACAGGGATTAAAATTATTATCTGGTGTTGTTTTATGCATGATTGTATGTGCTTGTATGTCAAAGTTTGACACGAATGGAAGTGCCTATGTTGTGCGTCCATATATAAAAGATGGATATTATACGGATGGTACATTTTATTATGACATTGACAAGACTGATGCCATTGTGATAGGTACGGCCAAGAATGAGCGTACTCTTGTAATTCCTGATGCTGTTGGTATAAATGAGGTAACCTATCCTTTGACGAAGGTACAGAATCTGGGTGTTTTTAATAAAGAGACATACGAGACGTCCCAGAAAGTCACCAATAATGATAATCTAACGTCATTGACAATTGGAGGTAATGTGAAGTCATTTGGTAAAGATGTCTTTTTCAGTGAGGTGATTTATCCAAGTGGATATAAGAAGGATGAAGATGATAAGATGCGCCGATTCCCTAACTTGGAAACCATTATTGTGATATCTGGTAATGAGACTTTTGACTCACGAAATAACTGTAATGCTATCATTCAGACAGAAAAGGGCGAATTACTGTTAGGCTGTAAAAATTCTGTAGTACCGAGTGGCGTAAAGAAAATATCGGCTGCTGCTTTTCGTGGGTGCCAGGGTCTAAAACAACTTACATTCCCAACCTCGCTGAATATCGTTGCTCCTTATGCGTTTTCTGACAGTCATCTACAAACAGTGGATTTGCCTGTTGATATCTATCATATTGGTCGTGAAGCATTTTATGGGTGTGATTCTTTGGTAAGTGTCTCGTTATATTGTAATGGTGTCAGTATTGACTCTCGTGCTTTCCAGCATTGTTCATCACTGAAGGATTCCGTTAGTGAGGTTAGATTTTATACCCCTCATATTTCAGTCCAGTCGGCTGAAGATGTTTTTGATGAAGG containing:
- a CDS encoding FKBP-type peptidyl-prolyl cis-trans isomerase; its protein translation is MGGFDTTGAMAFHGFCPKEFKIGDKIRAKYVGQFEGQRVFESDLLGSFSRGGEYSAFTLPDIGIFAADGVFTSSQIDGIVMMQHEFGHVLQYRKVGKDFYYRVIAKESAMNCNDIWPYDGIPHAEYWTETWANYLSKQYFGERWLGMETQILGRESFFYPSKNVNLPFLIKKSLLPF
- a CDS encoding RICIN domain-containing protein, producing MEYFEDDPDPLKYEAARFLIENMPSQYCMSGSAVDMIDSIFISASMESQNVRTKFFNDSTSKINTTQAEMSYDISEMKADYLIKVINDACDMWNASTWYDDYDRSLFFEYVLPYRLCHEPPSDWRASVKNAFPLLDKDIVMSRRGIQLEAEDAQTSDCDTKEYGGASNGKAKMMYRGKSSITYTIESERQTQKRLILRYSSTAHHLTAVVTVNDIVVDTLHLAPTRNIESFSDKWFNKAMPIRKGKNRICIMGVSDTVCVDYIQLGALEVFSHKNFEDFSSTYYNIVNKASGHCVSFDTTAISTNNIVRLKPYSSADNTQLVRLDYSGYPLWRIGYHKKDSTDFCLQMEFGTPRTLCSETPVTIGEYVKKPFDQWLFMPLGGDDYRIMNKHTGLFLDTKKDSVNGDWILVQNKYSDFDSQKWELRKQGVNPYSDRCFRFHSAMSEAMRVFDLTHQFEYYIYGSPFGTNAGSLFKAKSGKCADETSFSVFLCRYLGIPSAYDFTPHWGNRSSSHSWSVLIDEHGKGIPFYMGNFPGDTAHYFHSYIKPKVFRYRYSLNKQIKKDLKREKSVPKLFENPHYTDVTEEYCKTVDVKRQVPEKYENRDVAYICVFDNRNWVPIHYGIIRDGSATFKAMGCGIVYMAGFYEDGEIVPFGNPFLINKDGKITDIIPSKKMPIKMTLLRKYPFMGAQDYFNSRMNGGQFQASNKQDFSDSVVLHTHKGITNGNWYNIPVSSEQKFKYLRYMGGKGSHCNINELEFYDPEGKKIEGKIIGTEGEGWARKENVFDGNILTGFGGISPDGNWVGLQLEKPTFVSRIKYIGRNDGNCVEMGDTYELYYWSANGDWELLGSKKATSNYLQFTNIPSGGLYILKDVTKGVEERIFTYENGKQIWW
- a CDS encoding nucleotidyl transferase AbiEii/AbiGii toxin family protein, yielding MDKDRSKSLAPHTGKVFEAISRLDCIKPFTLVGGTALSLQIEKRQSEDLDFMKWLTKRNEKPEVDWPSIKKELESIGTIKDYEVGGFDFVSFNFEGVKLSFYAAPRKAVSSMIRIPYLNNLFMADIESIGAMKMEAMLRRSKFRDYYDIYSILKEGADINKMIAAALEHSSHKLRTRGLLNMLTTGNNFMKEKGFEELNPVYDVSPIDIQEYIKAKLIEVKEE
- a CDS encoding DUF3244 domain-containing protein, translated to MKRSFISLLLCVISLHVFCQNPPSTNGIEWEVGRTQPLSGGKPVPKSPEQIPETPEATLEGNVLTFISSHDNYTLTLIDEDSEVVYQTVVPSTVSVVILPATLTGNYELQLDYGGNYYFYCDIEL
- a CDS encoding O-antigen ligase, yielding MDTVSYPKWIITATLFIIFIFFLLPYFVLSKGIYWRLTYKQICRYTNILVLFETLIVISKYAGLHILYHQCQAGTFNNVAGLVACLGVSFPIGFIFFREYHIYECILFVITKFLSFLVLVICGSRIGCICIIILTILICFENYRYKKHFAIILGIISILFCTCFLKTPSTMGRWFIVERTMELILQRPFLGWGDGGFTREYMNVQADYFAAHSESQYEILADNIHHPLNEFLLIAVNYGLLCLFITIFMCLGVFLYYKFHKTSYGKEGCLVFLSIIVIASFSYPLSYPFTWLMLTLSIVLVFSTAISHIKSRSSIVLFVMTLLIADSFTFVYLKNELDFQLSWKRVAQNMHMQPFEEIKKTYDALYQCKHSNYHFLYDYACEAYDKEQYELALRLSKETEKFIADYELEMLIGDCYQSLDSVDQAIQSYQYAHYMCPSRLMPLYETYNIYSSLNDTLKCRRLYYQIIHKDIKVRNHITEIIQKEINQDFKRFLN
- a CDS encoding helix-turn-helix domain-containing protein, translated to MKKEFSLEEKMSAIGFVFQGESARSVSRRLHLGHHILYEWIESYKLLGIEGLKFKRKKKKRLSYEEKCKIVREYQESELTLFQLSAKYQLSSSIIGNWVKLVERNGFEALESRRSRHLQTGEHMIKRLPKEEYEKENERLRKENERLRLENLLLKKVRALVEEREARNRAIGHGPSKN
- a CDS encoding IS3 family transposase; amino-acid sequence: MEELRRNEHADLAVLLELKKMARSTFYYHLKHHKKQDKYKEVKDMIYIIFHKHKGRYGYRRITLELRKDGSLINHKTVKKLMDEMELKSEVRKVKFHSYKGEVGKTAPNIIDRDFTAEIPYQKLATDVTQMTIGGRKIYLSPILDMCDGEILAYSITEKPNMEMVLGMLNQMYRRIKLPEGVVLHSDQGWHYQHVAYQNSLKKHGIIQSMSRKGNCLDNAMMENFFGLMKSELLYSGKYTSADAFIKDLIDYIEYYNNERIKLRLNGMSPVQYRKMLTASIV